The Lysobacter enzymogenes DNA segment CTGCGACGGCTACGGCAAGACCGTTTGCTGAGTCAGCAAGATCTTGCCGACGATTGCTGGCGCCGCAACATCCGCGTCTCCATCGCTACGATAAAACGCGCCGAATCCGGCCGCGCGGTGCGCTTCCGCATCGCCCACGAACTGGCCCGCTGCTTCGGCGTGCCGGTGGCGCGCCTGCTTCGCGCCGCGTCGTGAGCGCGCGCACGCGACGCGTCCGCGAACTGATACCCCGCTGAGCCCGAACTGAGCCCACGCACAGCGCGGACGATGCGAATACTGCCGATGCAGCGCGGCCAGCCACACCGCCGCCGCGCGCAACGCGAGTAACGGCCGCGCACCGCGGCCGCCGCATCGTCCCGTCA contains these protein-coding regions:
- a CDS encoding helix-turn-helix domain-containing protein, whose product is MESPIEPDRSRSSECSIAIADTVATAEDDETPGAAPAPAPAARGQVVLDVAELRRLRQDRLLSQQDLADDCWRRNIRVSIATIKRAESGRAVRFRIAHELARCFGVPVARLLRAAS